ACGCCAAGGCAGCAGTGCTTGCCGGTTGGCAGTGCTCTTCAGATCAGCTTTACAGCAGACTTCGGGGCATGTGTCTTGTATGTAGACCGCAACACATGATTCTCCAGTCCTCCCAGGGACTCACTGTGCTACCCTCAAATCCTTTCAATAAACTCCCTTTTGCTTATTAAGTCAGCCCAAGTCACTTTCTGCTGTTTACAAATAACCTGACTGATGAAGCCCCCGAGGGACTAGGATGGGGTTCTGGATGACAAAGATTCCACAcatttatttcacaataaaagTGGTCACACAAAACTGggcacaagggcttcccaggtgacttagtggtaaagaatctgccaatgcaggagatgcagattcgaaccctgggttgggaagatcccccagagaaggaaatggtaacccactcctgtattcttgcctgggaaattccagggacagaggcgcctggcaggttatagtccatggggtcgcaaagagttggacatgacttagtgactaaacaaaactgGGGTACAATTAGTTAATGGCACCCaacttatttattcattgttcactgatttttctcttgtctCTACATGaagatggacttcccaggtggcgctagtggtaaagaacccatctgccaatgcagaaaatggaagacatgtgagttcagtccctgggttgggaagatcccctggaggagggcgtgacaacccactccagtactcttgcctggagaatcccatgggcagaggagcctggtgggctacagtgcacagggtcgcagagagtcggacacgactgaagtgacttagcacactacATGAAGATatttcctcctgcttctccttgATTTCCAGCAGTTATCAGCCCAGCACCAAGAACAAATTAGATGCCCAAGAGCAGAGACTGAACTGCTCTAGAAAATTTAAGTATGAGTTATCTGTCAAACAATACTTTCTAGGAATATGCACCAAGGTAAATCAAAATCTCACCCAAAACATCTAACATCTTTGAGGATTTGTAAAACCCAAGAAAAATGTGACCATATGAACATTTAGAAATGTGCTCTAGGCTAAAATCTCAACTTTAAATGGTGAAACTGGATTACAAACAATCTTTACACAATTTCAAAAAGTTCCCAATTATGCTTCCTCAATAAGAGTTcctctctttgtttcttccttacttagaaaaaaaaaaaaaaagccaaaactcTCTTCAAATACACTCCCCACacctcatacatacacacagaaatgGAGACCGTGAACAGAGGAAAGATCATTCTCGGTCTGGAATTCAATCTGATTCTGTTTTATGTCGGTAAGgttcttttattttccctccattttattaaaatcaaTTGCTACTTTTCatctaaaaattcatttatattttaagcccctacagatttttaaatgtataacatTATGGAAACTGTCTAAAGTgacaaatttccttttttctcagaGAAATAGGTAATAAaaaaacagctgagaaaaaaaattaatattaacatTGAAAACTTCCTTTGCTATCATGCTGCTTTAGAGAAGAGTACCTCACCAAACAAAGGcttgaaaatattcataaaatcacATTAATCATTAACAATTCAGTTCCCATACAGGCAAACTGACTCtgaattaaatacttaaatatttttaaagaacagtcTTTCAGAAAAAGCCGAATTTCTATAAATTGAAGTAcctgtcattttaaaaaactgcaatGGCTCCTTCCTTGAAAAATAACCATATCACAAATATATGGatacttttgcctgttttttctcTATGAGAGAGTTTCCTGTATCACAGTTCTAATAATTTCATCATTGTTCTAAAAAATCTCATAATCTCATATTTGCTCACAAAGTTTGGGTCATAGGCCAGGAAAGGGAACAAAAGCTCttattttttctcatctgtaaagaaatatttttaaatgttaacagtGATTTGGTGGGGGCAGAGCGGTGAAAGGACTATGGGTGATGTTTTTGCTTCTACTTTCAGTAATAAGTCTATTTATTTCctaataagtgtatatatattacttttatagaGTAGTCTaattagtattatttttcaaaagaattatCTTTCAAAGACATATACTGAAAGATGTGCAGACAAATTATCTGGAATTTGCCCTAAAATAACACGAGATAAAGGCACAAGTAGGGAGAAGAGCTGAAACGAGACTGGGCTGAAGTCAGGTGATGGCGGAGAAGTTACTGTGCTGGTCAACTACTGCGTATGTTCGAAATTTTCCATAAAGGCGTTTTTTAGAAAGTTCGGAAAttacttttctatgtattttgTAGCTTGGTTTTCAAAAACAGTAATCTTTTTTTATTCCCTCCACTAAGAAGATAAACTTTCAACCTTTCCAGAGGGTACTGTGTTTAAAAGAACCCCTACAGGATATGAGAGCTCTTAAAGTGCAGCTCTTCAGAGTGGGCTGCAGGCTGACACAGTATCCAAACTTCCCTTTTGCACTAAGCTGCCGCCTCATTCATGGCGCGGGGCTGCGGGGGGAGCAGCCGTCTCCTCACAGCCTGGGCTCTCACAGGAAACCACTGCACCCGGTTTTCTCCCTTCTGAGGTGGTCACGAGCAGAGATATGAAACTTCTAAGTTGCAAGTATTTATTTTACCCTGGAACACTAGTTCtccaagaaaaatgttaaaaggtAGCTTCCCTTTTAAAAACTACCTCATGGAGGAGTTGACACTGGGACCTTGCTGATTAACCTCACGACTCTGGCAGGCCCACTTCAAGTTCCCACACTTTAACGATTACTATACCTTATAAAGCCGTTTCCACCAGCCTTAGGAGAGAGGCTAAGCCCCTTGGCTGAAGACGCAGGAAGCCTGGTCTTCTCCAGTGACTTGACTTTACCCGCTCATCTGGTTTACCTTTACCAGGTTGCTAAAAAGCTCCCAGCTCATCTCCAATTGCACAAATAACAAAAATTACAACATGGTGAGAAGAGATCTGGGTCACAAATACCATGATTCTAGTTTTAATTCTTCTGCTCTGGGTCAGGACCTATAAGAAAAATGTTAAGTGACAAAAAGCCCATATGAAACTTGTATCAGACAActtggattattttttaattttgtgtacaACAGCAAAGGGAAAAGTCAGACAAATAAGACCATGTATAAACATGTAACCACACAAAGTCAGAGTGAAAACATGCACAAATTCCACTTTGCCTCAACCAACAGTATTTCACATACAGCCTCCCTTGCCCCCAAAATGGCTGAGGGCAGGTCTTCCCAGTAATAAATAACTGAGCAGCTTTCCAGCTTCACGAACCTGGGATTAGATAGAAGGCCACATAGGGACCCACCCCCATGACAGGGAAGCAGCATGATGTGGCGGCGGGGAGAGCACTGGATGGGGCGTCTAGTCTCGGCCCTGCTGACATGAcgctgtgaagtgaaagtcgcttggtcatgtccgactctttgcgaccccatggactatactatacagtccatggaattctccaggccagaatactggagtcggtagcctttcccttctccaggggaccttcccaacccagggatcatacccaggtctcctgcattgcgggtggattctctaccagctgagccaccagggaagcgcaagaattctggagtgggtagcctatcccttcttcagcggattttcccgacccaggaattgaaccagggtctcttgcattgcaggtggattctttatcagctgagctctCTCTCTTTAGAGCTCTATTTAGAGCTATATCTAAAATGGGCATATGATCCTGTGGAGACAGGAGTGGCCATGGCAGCAGAAATAGCTCCTTTCATTAAATACTTACTTAGACCCAGGTAAGTAAATACTCCTTGTGCACTGATGGCCTCCATGAAACTTCCTGCTAACCTCATGATACTCAACACTATCCCCCTTTTGCTAATGAGGAAACAGACCAGAGAGCTAGGAACTAGCAAGAGCTAGGATCCAAACTCAAATGTCTACTCCTAATCACAATACTGCTCAAGTAAATTAAAGCTACAAGAGGCTACAAAGCAGCACACACGAGCCAGGAAAGAAACTAACCTGCTGGGCAGTGGCATGGCCAGCTCATCAGGCCTCTGCTCAACAACGAAAGGCTGGCTGAGCCAGGGCTACAATTTCCCAGATGTACACACTGCCTTTTACAATGTTTCCCTTTGGGACAACTAGACTCCCTGAAGAACAACTGTAAACTGTCATGAATTCCTAGCAATCACAACCttaaaaggcaggaaaaaaaaatccctgctgCTCATGTGCTTTGATACCTATTGCTACACTGAATGCAATACTCCTATGAGTCCAGGGGTTCAGATAAGGAAACAAGCTCCTAGAGAGCAATTGATTTGCACAGGGAGATCAACGGACAGCTCCTAAGTACACCACGAGTGTACATGTGGACCCCGACCTTCTAACTCAGATCTGCTGTCACCTCCAGCAAAGGagatccccaccccacccccagggctgccCTTTAAGTACCAGACATCACTGTGCTCCAGCAGCCTGAGGTCAGGAAACTCAGAGGGTCAAGAAAAGTAAGGAACACCAGCGTCTaccttttttttaagtcttaattttttgGATTGAAGtagctaccatctatggggtcacaaagagtcggacatgactgaagcgacttatcagcagcagcagcaaagttaatgtacaagttaaaaaaaagttaagggTGTACCGTAACTTTAtaatagtgattcacaattttaaaggttatactccatttatagttatcataaaatattggcaCCGGTGTCTACTTTTATAGTCTTGTCTGTGCTGAGAGTGAGGTAAAAACAAGAAAGCCATGGTTTTCAGTGGATTCTTCAAAAATGTTGATAAAACAGGAGCACAGGACAAAGGGAGGTGAGACGCCCACTGATCAAgctcctctgcttcctcccacAGGGGTCGCGGATGACTGCACCGTCTCAGTGTCTCAACCACCTGAACTTCAAGTGGACTACATGCAAAAGGTCGTAACCTTGCCCTGCTCCTTCTCCACAGTGGGGTGCCCTGCAGAGCAACCAAAATGCCTGTGGTTTCGCTACGGGACTCATGAGTCTAAGAACCTGTGCTTGAATGGATGCAGAAGTAAGACAGACAAATACACACTTGAGAATCCGGCACAAAACCAGGTTTCCCTCACTGTGAACAGGCTGACTTTCAATGACAGTGCAATCTACGTCTGTGGAATAGCCTTTCCCAACTCAAAGCAACCGAGAGCTAAGCAAACGGGAAGAGGGACTGTGCTTGTGGTAAGAGGTCAGTCAAAGCTTTATTCCCGTACAGTGTGTTCTGCTTGGTCCCTTAAATGCATCacttacttctatgcagagattAGGAGATACATCTGATAACTTAATAGCTCAGCCAGTGAACAGTGTGACCCTCACACTAGCCAACATGCAGTTTGGACTGATGAACTACTCCAATCCCATCTCTCGGCCTCCGCGGACACAGTCAGGGTTATGTCAGGTGCTATACTCTCTATGTCCTCTCTATGTCCAGACTTCACTGGCAAAGGCTGACCAGCTACGTCCTCTTTTCTCCATGTTACACAGATTGAAATATGACGTTTAACGGAGAGCCCTCTTAGGATCTCGCCTGGTATTGCACCATCTAGAACAAAACACTAAAGAAGCAGAAGCAATCAATAAATTGAACCCATAAAAAAATATGCATTATGAAGAATAAACACAAAGTTTAGGTAAAGCCACTGGGGGACCCCTGACCTTATCCCCTTGTGCATAGATAATGAACAGAAAAAGGGTCGGTGTGGTTTCCTTAGATTTACTAAAATCCATGACAATCTCCTCATGCAGGTGAGGACACTGAGCCTAGCTAAGACCTATAAATTATGAAATTGTGAGGAAAAGCTTCACATGAttctggagaaaggaagagaagaacagTAACTCCATGCTTTTCTCAGACCTCTCCCCTTTAAAGAAACTAGTACGATGAGCTCTGAGATCATTAAAACATAAACTCAAATTGATCAGGCTTTTGGTTTTAACACAGGACTTCGAGGAGCCCAGATTGTCCTATATTACAATTCTTACTTTGGTGTTCTAATGAACTTTTGCTATTTCACCATCATTTAATGTTAGTTTATGCTCACTTGTAGGGGTAAATTATAAATGAGTTAATGCACATAAAGCACTTTTAATGGTGCCTGGTTTATATCAAATAATTAATGTCAGctaaggaaatcaactctgaatattcattggaaggagtgatgcagaagctccaatactttggccacctgatgtgaagagccgactctctggaaatgaccctgatgctgggaaagattgaaggcaggaggagaagggggcaacagaggatgagatgggtggatggcatcccggactcaatggacttgagtttgagcaaactccgggagatggtgaaggacagggaagccaggcgcactgcagtctatgggacctgaaagggtcggacacgactaaacaacagatattaacacaaacacacaacagCCATGGCAATTTGTATCTCTCACTGCATGCATGTGTCTTCTATAAAAAACAACAGCCAGAAGAAAAATGGTTTGTAAAGAAGGAGGTCTCAAACCTGCAGGTTCATGTGATGAAACACCCTTCTTAAGAGTAGGAATGAAAATACGATTAAGACAGAAACAGCGATTTCCTACCTTTTTAACAGAGCCTCTAATTTCACACTTGAaacttttttaagttttacagATATAGTTGATTTGTTAAGTTTCACAAGAAAAATGTATGTTGTATAAACTGAGTTCACAGGATAAGCATCTACGGGCTTATTTAGTTGAAAAGCACAAGTTATTCAGATAACAATTACAAATTTAATTGGATTCTGTACTTCAAATAATTGCGTACTTGAAGATGTGGTGTGTTACTTCATCACTACCTAGAGAACAGGACACTTACTGCAGCGAGGGAGAAATTCAGAATGTACAAATGGATTCAATAATTCTACTTCCAGCTTTATTAGAAAGAAGAGACACACAACACCACTGAACATACAAGCGTTCAGTGAGCACCATAATCATAGTGTATGGCCTGCTTACCTATGTGTACAGTTCAAGGTCATAAACATATGTGGGAAAGAATTTTAACTCCATAGACTCTTGGTGACACTTGTATCTACTAAAAGAAACTTAAAACGCCCTTGAACAACCTGTCTTGAAATGTTTATCTCACTTTAAGCAACAATTTACATAAAAAGTGATTCTTAGCATATGACAAATAattgaatttattaaaattttaagttttaaaaatgagtaacattTTGGGCATAATACACTTAAAGAACTAATGAACTGGCTTTAACTATCATATacttgttgttgct
This portion of the Bos indicus x Bos taurus breed Angus x Brahman F1 hybrid chromosome 25, Bos_hybrid_MaternalHap_v2.0, whole genome shotgun sequence genome encodes:
- the IGSF6 gene encoding immunoglobulin superfamily member 6 isoform X1 — translated: MLIKQEHRTKGGETPTDQAPLLPPTGVADDCTVSVSQPPELQVDYMQKVVTLPCSFSTVGCPAEQPKCLWFRYGTHESKNLCLNGCRSKTDKYTLENPAQNQVSLTVNRLTFNDSAIYVCGIAFPNSKQPRAKQTGRGTVLVVREMKVLSKELQSALIALLVLFSIYITSVLVILIVLTKAKSNTQRKNETEESQKKKSARRIFQEIAQELYSKRQQTSQQTEKDNTYENRAALSNYERP
- the IGSF6 gene encoding immunoglobulin superfamily member 6 isoform X2, which gives rise to METVNRGKIILGLEFNLILFYVGVADDCTVSVSQPPELQVDYMQKVVTLPCSFSTVGCPAEQPKCLWFRYGTHESKNLCLNGCRSKTDKYTLENPAQNQVSLTVNRLTFNDSAIYVCGIAFPNSKQPRAKQTGRGTVLVVREMKVLSKELQSALIALLVLFSIYITSVLVILIVLTKAKSNTQRKNETEESQKKKSARRIFQEIAQELYSKRQQTSQQTEKDNTYENRAALSNYERP